The proteins below are encoded in one region of Anomalospiza imberbis isolate Cuckoo-Finch-1a 21T00152 unplaced genomic scaffold, ASM3175350v1 scaffold_1054, whole genome shotgun sequence:
- the LOC137465739 gene encoding myc-associated zinc finger protein-like — protein MDPANWSSFIFQAAAAPPPAPLPLPPSPSTFCPSPRPRPPPTLPLPPAPPPQTPTIDPSPLKAPPPPPATSPPETAPAAATPAVTSPPRRGKGAPYVCGLCAKEFKNGYNLRRHQATHGAPGAPKRGPRPSPTLLPLPQDLLDATPAPQGEEGDGAGAAAAAPKRAAAAAAARKSHACDTCGKAFRDVYHLKRHRLSHTDERPFQCPVCQQRFKRKDRMASHVRSHQGHVHKPYACGHCGKSFSRPDHLNSHVRQVHSTERPFKCQTCEAAFATRDRLRAHAVRHEDKVPCHVCGKLLSAAYVSDHLRVHGPAPRGHAPARGSGCPAPTPSPRPRPSPTPGRDPRGQPGLVRGEGPPLPKPLPHPKTPPTPPLARDWLGREGAGPRGGGR, from the exons gccgccgccgcccctccccccgcccccctccccctccccccctccccgtcGACCTTCTgcccctccccccgcccccgcccacccccgaccctccccctcccccccgcccctcccccccaaacccccaccaTCGACCCCTCCCCCCTcaaagccccgccccctccgccgGCGACGTCGCCCCCCGAgaccgcgcccgccgccgcgaCGCCGGCGGTGACGTCGCCGCCGCGCAGGGGCAAGGGCGCCCCCTACGTGTGCGGGCTGTGCGCCAAGGAGTTCAAGAACGGCTACAACCTGCGGCGCCACCAGGCCACGCACGGCGCGCCCGGCGCCCCGAAACGCggcccccgcccctcccccaccctgcTGCCCCTCCCCCAAGACCTCCTCGATGCCACGCCCGCCCCGCAAGGCGAGGAGGGCGACGgcgccggggcggcggcggcggcgccgaagcgcgcggcggcggcggcggcggcgcggaaGAGCCACGCGTGCGACACGTGCGGGAAGGCGTTCCGCGACGTCTACCACCTGAAGCGGCACCGGCTGTCGCACACGGACGAGCGGCCCTTCCAGTGCCCCGTGTGCCAGCAGCGCTTCAAGCGCAAGGACAGGATGGCGTCGCACGTGCGCTCGCACCAGGGACACGTGCACAAGCCCTACGCCTGCGGGCACTGCGGCAAGAGCTTCTCCAG GCCGGACCACCTGAACAGCCACGTCCGGCAGGTGCACTCCACCGAGCGGCCCTTCAAGTGCCAG ACGTGCGAGGCGGCGTTTGCCACGCGTGACCGGCTGCGGGCCCACGCCGTGCGGCACGAGGACAAGGTGCCGTGCCACGTCTGCGGGAAGCTGCTGAGCGCCGCCTACGTCAGCGACCACCTGCGCGTGcacggccccgccccccgcggcCACGCCCCCGCCAGAG GTTCCGGCTGCCCcgcccccacccccagcccccgcccccgcccctcccccacccctggACGGGACCCCCgggggcagccagggctggtgagGGGGGAGGGGCCACCCCTCCCaaagcccctcccccaccccaaaaccccgcccACTCCCCCCCTT GCGCGGGAttggctggggagggagggggcggggccgaggGGGGGGGGGCGGTGA